A genome region from Chengkuizengella sp. SCS-71B includes the following:
- the fdhD gene encoding formate dehydrogenase accessory sulfurtransferase FdhD, giving the protein MDVHDDKVMQKRQILKFDLKKMNEQVKEVSDDIAIEFALTIKINGKEFATLVCTPTHLKELIIGFLAGEGLIRSIEDIRDINIDINTGFAFIELKNKSINVSDFNEKRFVGSCCGKSRQFYFQNDVKTAKTINSKVSMTVSQCLNLMSLLEDQSKHFKKTGGVHQGALCNRTEILIFQSDIGRHNVLDKIYGQCLLQKMTFHEKCIVFSGRISSEVLLKVAKIGVGLIISKSAPTNLALDLADDLGITVIGFVRGSKINVYTHSERIIT; this is encoded by the coding sequence ATGGATGTTCATGATGATAAAGTGATGCAAAAAAGGCAGATATTAAAATTTGACCTAAAAAAAATGAATGAACAAGTAAAAGAAGTTTCAGATGATATAGCTATAGAATTTGCGCTTACGATAAAAATAAATGGGAAAGAGTTTGCAACGTTAGTTTGTACACCAACGCATTTAAAAGAGTTAATAATCGGTTTTTTGGCTGGTGAAGGATTGATTCGTTCAATTGAGGATATAAGAGACATAAATATAGATATAAATACGGGATTTGCATTCATAGAATTAAAAAATAAATCTATAAATGTAAGTGATTTTAATGAAAAACGTTTTGTTGGTTCCTGTTGCGGTAAAAGTAGACAATTTTATTTTCAAAATGATGTAAAAACGGCTAAAACAATAAATAGTAAAGTGTCTATGACAGTTTCCCAATGTCTGAATTTAATGTCATTGTTAGAGGATCAATCAAAGCATTTTAAAAAAACAGGAGGAGTCCATCAAGGGGCACTTTGTAATCGGACAGAGATCTTAATATTCCAATCAGATATAGGCAGACATAATGTGTTAGATAAAATATATGGCCAGTGTTTACTGCAAAAAATGACTTTCCACGAAAAATGCATTGTGTTTAGTGGTCGTATCTCTTCAGAGGTTCTTTTAAAGGTTGCTAAAATAGGGGTGGGATTGATCATTTCAAAATCAGCACCAACAAATTTAGCACTTGATTTGGCTGACGATTTAGGGATTACAGTGATTGGATTTGTAAGAGGAAGTAAAATAAATGTGTATACACACTCAGAGCGGATAATAACATGA
- a CDS encoding DeoR family transcriptional regulator, which yields MLPTERRNQILDYVREKKSLKITQLSEMFSVSEMTIHRDIKPLVEEGLIIKTFGGISLNQERNGAFVNKQDCVYCYSPINQRLAYRLILQDQSIETTCCAHCGLLRHQQLGDKVLQAICPDFLVQTTISATSAWYLMDTSLNLGCCQPQVLAFQHKEHAIQFALGFGGTIYSFSEAFHMVFNQMQGKNKGCCD from the coding sequence ATGCTGCCAACTGAAAGAAGAAATCAAATACTGGATTATGTTCGTGAAAAAAAATCATTAAAAATTACTCAGTTAAGTGAAATGTTTAGTGTATCTGAAATGACCATTCACCGTGATATAAAACCGTTAGTTGAAGAAGGATTGATTATTAAAACTTTTGGCGGGATTTCGTTGAATCAGGAACGGAACGGAGCTTTTGTTAACAAGCAAGATTGTGTTTATTGTTATAGTCCAATAAATCAAAGGTTAGCCTATCGATTAATTTTACAAGATCAAAGTATTGAAACGACTTGCTGTGCACACTGTGGTTTGTTGCGACACCAACAATTGGGAGATAAAGTATTACAAGCAATTTGCCCAGATTTCTTAGTGCAAACAACGATCAGTGCAACTTCTGCTTGGTACTTAATGGATACTTCTTTGAATCTTGGATGCTGTCAACCTCAAGTATTAGCATTTCAGCACAAAGAACATGCAATTCAATTTGCACTTGGTTTTGGGGGAACCATTTATTCTTTTTCAGAAGCCTTTCATATGGTTTTTAATCAAATGCAAGGTAAGAATAAAGGTTGCTGTGATTAA
- a CDS encoding FixH family protein, whose amino-acid sequence MRSLISILIILTIVLTGCSNGSSENETHINMNSMDNTMEESLSPLEVEIKTDSENVEVGSEVTFEAVVSQNNESVEDASEVKFEIRMKGKEDSEMVQGQHQGDGVYSIQKTFNQEGIYTIISHVTARDMHNMPSLVIKVGQVEMSHTIDEDHSESDNPMDESTEGHTDQH is encoded by the coding sequence ATGAGATCATTAATATCAATTTTAATAATACTAACTATAGTACTTACAGGCTGTTCCAATGGAAGTTCAGAAAATGAAACACATATCAATATGAACTCTATGGACAATACTATGGAAGAGTCTCTAAGTCCACTTGAGGTGGAAATAAAAACTGATTCTGAAAATGTAGAGGTTGGGAGTGAAGTAACCTTTGAAGCTGTAGTATCTCAAAATAATGAATCAGTAGAAGATGCAAGTGAAGTGAAATTTGAGATTCGAATGAAAGGAAAAGAAGACTCAGAGATGGTGCAAGGACAACACCAAGGTGATGGAGTTTATTCAATTCAAAAAACATTTAATCAAGAAGGAATATATACGATTATATCCCATGTTACTGCAAGAGATATGCATAATATGCCTAGCCTAGTAATAAAAGTAGGTCAAGTAGAGATGTCTCATACTATTGATGAAGACCATTCTGAATCAGATAATCCTATGGATGAATCGACTGAGGGACATACAGATCAGCATTAA
- a CDS encoding SCO family protein, translated as MYRYRLNTIILSICFLSIISACSFSSEKPNDLNIEVENFTYTNQENVPFGLSDLENKVWIADFIFTNCTTVCPGMTYNMVQLQSKMKEAGVDAEIVSFSVDPSIDTPEVLMEYVSKFGADFSNWHLLTGYSDEIIQKFAKNSFLTIVQKDENSDQVIHGTAFYLIDQKGIILTKYDGNNPDFDQIIKDIKSLE; from the coding sequence GTGTATAGATATAGATTAAATACAATCATATTAAGTATTTGTTTTTTATCCATCATATCTGCATGTAGTTTTTCAAGCGAAAAACCGAATGATCTAAATATTGAAGTCGAAAATTTTACTTATACGAATCAAGAAAATGTCCCTTTTGGTTTATCTGATTTAGAAAATAAGGTTTGGATAGCTGATTTTATTTTTACAAACTGTACTACAGTATGTCCAGGCATGACATACAATATGGTTCAGCTACAATCAAAAATGAAAGAAGCGGGTGTAGATGCAGAGATAGTATCTTTTAGTGTGGACCCAAGTATTGATACACCTGAGGTTTTAATGGAATACGTAAGTAAATTCGGAGCAGATTTCTCCAACTGGCATCTTTTAACTGGATATTCGGATGAGATCATCCAAAAGTTTGCGAAAAACTCATTTCTAACCATTGTGCAGAAAGATGAAAATTCTGACCAAGTCATTCATGGAACTGCATTTTATTTGATTGATCAGAAGGGGATAATCTTGACGAAATATGATGGAAATAATCCTGATTTTGATCAAATTATTAAAGATATTAAGTCGTTAGAATAA
- a CDS encoding heavy metal translocating P-type ATPase encodes MSLLDEKEGQVTIQISGMTCGNCAARIEKSLGKIESIHEAKVNLAIERASVRFNQRKISIDQIIHRIEKLGFGANIYKDILKKQIDFRKIEYRSLRNRFVISAVLTMPLLWTMFTHFSFTSSIWVPELFMNSWFQLMLATPVQFVIGMPFYFSAYHAVKNRSANMDVLVVLGTSSAYFYSHYLSLTSISSSVTNHNVPLYFETSSMIITVVLLGKLLELKARSKTLQVVHRLQDIGMKETTIIRDNISMSVPAEMIQVGDIMIIHAGEHIPVDGKILEGNSAIDESMITGESIPIEKKQGDFTISGSINMNGLLKIVATRTGERSTIAQMNKFIEEAQVSKPPIQRLADRFAGIFVPVIVSLSLFTFFTWYYVISSGDFALSLEHAIAVMVIACPCAIGLATPTSIMVATGRAAENGILFKEGSHIEALNHGSVIFLDKTGTITEGKPSVTKVISINVPELYLLRMAAAVETYSEHPMAKAIVKEAKNKRLILPDSHSIITFPGYGISGSVQGSDVIIGTKQLLENQGVPIDINNRRVQQLQEQGKSVLFVSIQKKFAGMIYVADTIKQNSIEAIHLLKQFRFKLVMVTGDHDYTSKAIAKEVGIKHIYSKALPKDKGDLVRQWQQKGENVVFVGDGMNDAPALAAANIGIAMGTGTDLTNAAADVNLMKNDLLDVSKAIKLSSNTMRNIKQNLSFALLYNLIAIPFAIMGLLEPWMAGAAMALSSVSVVSNSLRLQKLKL; translated from the coding sequence ATGTCTTTATTGGATGAAAAAGAAGGACAAGTCACAATACAAATCTCTGGCATGACATGTGGTAATTGTGCTGCTAGAATTGAGAAATCATTGGGTAAAATCGAGTCCATTCACGAAGCAAAAGTGAATCTGGCGATAGAGCGAGCTTCAGTACGATTTAATCAAAGAAAAATAAGTATAGATCAAATCATTCATAGAATTGAAAAGTTAGGATTTGGTGCAAATATTTATAAAGATATATTAAAGAAACAGATAGATTTCCGTAAAATAGAGTATAGAAGTTTACGGAACAGGTTTGTTATATCAGCCGTATTAACTATGCCTTTATTATGGACTATGTTTACACACTTTTCTTTTACATCTAGTATTTGGGTTCCAGAGTTGTTCATGAATTCTTGGTTTCAATTAATGTTGGCAACTCCAGTTCAATTTGTGATCGGTATGCCATTTTACTTTAGTGCGTATCATGCAGTCAAAAATAGAAGTGCGAATATGGATGTGTTAGTTGTGCTAGGTACTTCTTCTGCTTATTTTTACAGTCATTATTTATCCCTGACTTCTATATCTTCCTCAGTAACAAATCACAATGTACCTCTTTATTTTGAGACAAGCTCTATGATCATAACCGTTGTATTATTAGGTAAATTATTAGAATTGAAAGCGAGAAGTAAAACGCTTCAAGTTGTTCATCGATTACAGGACATTGGAATGAAGGAAACGACGATTATTAGAGATAACATTTCCATGTCTGTTCCAGCTGAAATGATTCAGGTGGGAGATATAATGATTATTCATGCTGGAGAACACATTCCTGTTGATGGAAAAATTCTTGAAGGAAATTCAGCCATTGATGAATCTATGATCACTGGAGAATCAATTCCAATTGAAAAGAAACAAGGAGACTTTACAATTAGTGGCTCAATCAATATGAATGGATTACTTAAGATTGTTGCTACAAGAACTGGCGAACGATCTACGATAGCACAAATGAATAAGTTCATTGAGGAAGCACAGGTCTCCAAACCACCAATTCAACGCTTAGCAGATCGATTTGCTGGAATATTTGTCCCCGTTATTGTTAGTTTATCCTTATTCACTTTTTTCACTTGGTATTATGTAATAAGTTCTGGAGATTTTGCGTTATCTTTAGAACATGCAATTGCAGTGATGGTTATTGCATGTCCTTGCGCAATAGGTTTAGCAACACCCACATCCATTATGGTTGCTACTGGAAGAGCTGCAGAGAATGGAATATTATTTAAAGAGGGGAGTCACATTGAAGCTTTAAATCATGGTAGTGTTATTTTTCTTGATAAAACAGGAACTATAACCGAAGGGAAGCCCTCAGTCACTAAAGTTATTAGTATAAATGTTCCTGAATTATATTTACTGCGAATGGCTGCAGCAGTAGAAACTTATTCTGAACATCCTATGGCTAAAGCTATAGTGAAAGAAGCAAAAAATAAAAGATTAATTTTACCTGATTCGCACTCTATCATTACTTTTCCAGGTTATGGTATAAGTGGAAGTGTTCAAGGTTCTGATGTGATCATTGGTACTAAGCAGTTGTTAGAAAATCAAGGTGTACCTATTGATATAAACAATAGAAGGGTACAACAGCTGCAAGAGCAGGGGAAAAGTGTATTATTTGTATCTATTCAAAAAAAGTTTGCAGGTATGATATATGTTGCTGATACTATAAAACAAAATTCGATTGAAGCTATTCATTTATTAAAACAATTTCGGTTTAAGCTTGTAATGGTAACAGGTGATCATGATTATACATCCAAAGCGATTGCCAAAGAAGTTGGGATTAAACATATTTATTCAAAAGCTTTACCAAAGGATAAAGGTGACTTAGTTAGGCAATGGCAGCAAAAAGGAGAAAATGTTGTATTTGTGGGGGATGGTATGAACGACGCTCCTGCTTTAGCAGCAGCAAATATTGGAATTGCGATGGGAACTGGAACAGACTTAACGAATGCAGCAGCTGACGTAAATTTAATGAAAAATGATTTGTTAGATGTTTCAAAAGCAATAAAATTAAGTAGTAACACGATGAGAAATATTAAACAAAATTTGAGCTTCGCACTCCTTTATAATTTAATAGCTATTCCTTTTGCAATAATGGGATTATTAGAACCTTGGATGGCTGGAGCAGCAATGGCACTAAGTTCAGTTTCAGTAGTAAGTAATTCTCTTAGGTTACAAAAGTTAAAATTATGA
- a CDS encoding DoxX family protein: protein MFVKFLRNNIYASIVFLFFRLYLGWEWLTAGWSKINGDFDASGYLKGAVGKATGEHPAVQTWWANFLEGFAIPNVELFNFLVAWGEFLVGLALLLGIFTTFAALMGIIMNFAFLLSGTTSTNPQMVILTIFILVAGANAGKIGLDYYVIPFVRNLFKRNRTVDTSYIEK, encoded by the coding sequence ATGTTTGTTAAGTTTTTAAGAAACAATATTTATGCTTCTATCGTGTTTTTATTTTTCAGATTATACTTAGGCTGGGAATGGTTAACTGCAGGTTGGAGTAAAATCAATGGAGATTTTGATGCTTCTGGATATTTAAAAGGAGCTGTTGGTAAAGCAACTGGCGAACATCCTGCTGTACAAACATGGTGGGCAAACTTCCTAGAAGGTTTTGCAATTCCCAATGTTGAACTATTCAATTTTCTCGTAGCATGGGGTGAATTTTTAGTAGGTTTAGCATTACTTCTTGGTATTTTTACTACCTTTGCAGCTCTAATGGGAATCATTATGAACTTTGCATTCTTATTATCTGGTACAACAAGTACAAACCCGCAGATGGTTATTTTAACAATATTTATTCTAGTAGCAGGAGCAAATGCTGGTAAAATAGGTCTAGATTATTACGTAATACCATTTGTTAGAAATTTATTTAAAAGAAACCGTACTGTAGATACTTCATATATAGAAAAATAA
- a CDS encoding uroporphyrinogen-III synthase, with translation MKKLEGKKIAIAGERKADEISKLIENFGGTPLIRPAQGTVFLDDSNVKASLHRLLHEKCDWIIFTTGIGTDKLHKLAKETGNEDQFIHALKQAKIAARGYKTVNVLKKLGIQPTIRDDDGTTLGLTRMFEPYHLEGKHIALQLYGAPAPKMIDWLEKSGANYFEILPYRHIPPADEKMEQIVSEILNGEVDVVAFTSGPQIRFMVEYADKNQKRSEFIHALNEKVLVLSVGKVTEAAIREEGVSRVVTPEVERMGSMIVTLAEYFEKNK, from the coding sequence TTGAAAAAGCTTGAGGGGAAGAAGATTGCAATAGCTGGTGAAAGAAAAGCGGATGAAATCAGCAAACTTATTGAAAATTTCGGAGGTACCCCATTGATACGTCCTGCTCAAGGTACAGTTTTCCTTGATGATTCTAATGTAAAAGCGTCATTACATCGATTGCTGCATGAAAAATGTGATTGGATTATTTTTACAACAGGAATTGGAACGGATAAATTACATAAGCTAGCTAAAGAAACAGGGAATGAAGATCAATTTATACATGCTTTAAAGCAAGCGAAAATTGCTGCAAGAGGATATAAAACAGTGAATGTTCTAAAAAAACTGGGAATACAACCAACCATAAGAGATGATGATGGGACAACATTGGGACTTACTCGAATGTTCGAACCTTATCACTTAGAAGGAAAACATATAGCACTACAGCTTTATGGTGCTCCTGCACCAAAAATGATTGATTGGTTAGAAAAATCAGGTGCTAATTATTTTGAAATATTACCTTATAGACATATACCGCCTGCTGATGAAAAAATGGAACAAATTGTTTCTGAAATTTTGAATGGTGAAGTGGATGTGGTTGCTTTTACTAGTGGACCTCAAATTCGATTTATGGTTGAATATGCTGACAAAAATCAGAAGCGGTCAGAATTCATTCATGCCTTAAATGAGAAAGTATTGGTATTATCTGTTGGAAAAGTGACTGAAGCTGCTATAAGGGAAGAGGGAGTTAGTAGAGTTGTAACTCCTGAAGTAGAAAGAATGGGAAGCATGATAGTTACATTAGCGGAATACTTTGAAAAAAATAAATAA
- a CDS encoding MalY/PatB family protein: MHKYFDETIDRNQTFSYKWDERKKLFDSEEVLPMWVADMDFRSPKPVVDALINRAEHGVYGYSSSPNSYDEAVISWFEQRHDWKIEKEWLSYSPGVMPTIGFLIACLTEPGDKVVLQSPVYYPFFDVIKRSGREIVDNALVLDDDTYRMDLDKLETQLDSSVKMLLLCSPHNPVGRVWTKDELTRLGEICIKHNIIIVSDEIHADLVFKQSKHIPLASISEELAQQTITCIAPSKTFNIAGLQASSVVISNADIRIKFRKEISKYSLNMMNTFGRVAAEVSYRQGGEWLEHCLEYIYDNNQYVKQYVETNMPLIKVIQSEGTYLVWLDCRDLKMNGQQLREFMLKEAKVALSDGFIFGENGDGFTRMNIGCPREVLVEGLERIKSAYIKTFE, from the coding sequence ATGCATAAATATTTTGATGAAACTATTGATCGCAATCAAACGTTTTCATATAAATGGGATGAAAGAAAGAAGCTTTTTGACAGCGAAGAAGTATTACCCATGTGGGTAGCAGACATGGATTTTCGGTCGCCTAAACCTGTAGTGGATGCATTAATTAATAGAGCAGAACATGGTGTTTACGGATACTCATCCTCTCCTAATTCTTATGATGAAGCCGTTATAAGTTGGTTTGAACAAAGGCATGATTGGAAAATCGAAAAAGAATGGTTATCTTATTCTCCTGGAGTAATGCCTACAATTGGATTCTTGATTGCTTGTTTAACTGAACCAGGGGATAAAGTAGTTTTACAATCTCCTGTATACTATCCTTTTTTTGATGTTATAAAAAGAAGTGGGAGGGAAATTGTTGACAATGCCCTTGTTTTAGATGATGATACCTATCGAATGGATTTAGATAAATTAGAAACCCAACTAGATTCTTCTGTAAAAATGTTGTTACTATGTAGTCCGCACAACCCAGTAGGTAGAGTATGGACCAAAGATGAGTTGACACGTTTAGGGGAGATCTGCATAAAACACAACATTATTATAGTTTCTGATGAAATTCATGCAGATTTAGTGTTTAAACAAAGTAAACATATCCCACTAGCTTCCATTAGTGAAGAGTTAGCTCAACAAACCATAACTTGCATAGCACCTAGTAAGACGTTTAATATTGCAGGTTTGCAAGCTTCAAGCGTAGTTATTTCAAATGCTGATATAAGGATTAAATTTAGAAAGGAAATCAGCAAGTACTCTTTAAATATGATGAATACTTTCGGAAGGGTAGCTGCAGAAGTTTCATATAGACAAGGTGGCGAGTGGTTAGAACATTGTTTAGAATACATATACGATAACAATCAGTATGTAAAACAATATGTAGAAACAAATATGCCATTAATTAAAGTCATCCAGTCTGAAGGAACATATCTTGTTTGGCTAGATTGCAGAGATTTGAAAATGAATGGGCAACAATTACGAGAGTTTATGTTGAAAGAAGCTAAAGTAGCATTAAGTGATGGATTCATTTTTGGCGAAAATGGAGATGGCTTTACGAGAATGAATATAGGATGCCCTAGAGAAGTTTTAGTAGAAGGACTTGAGAGGATTAAATCAGCATATATCAAAACCTTTGAATAA
- a CDS encoding metal-dependent hydrolase: MKVTFYGHSCFLVEGNNKRILIDPFLKGNSQTSASPEDFNVDAIILSHGHEDHFGDCLQIASENQCPIIATYELAMYCQSQGAKVHPMHIGGAFQFEGFKVKLTQAFHGSSVNHGDHTIYTGMPAGILLTMNDHTFYHAGDTGLFGDMKIIGELNEIDVAALPIGDNFTMGPEDALIAAKWLQTNRVIPIHYNTFPIIEQDVDSFAQNLDEQGIKCHILNSGDNIEI, translated from the coding sequence ATGAAAGTCACTTTTTATGGACATTCATGTTTTCTAGTAGAAGGTAATAATAAAAGAATCTTAATTGATCCTTTTTTAAAAGGGAATTCACAGACGTCAGCTTCTCCAGAAGATTTTAACGTAGATGCGATCATATTAAGTCATGGACATGAGGACCATTTTGGAGATTGTTTGCAGATTGCTTCTGAAAATCAATGCCCTATTATAGCGACATATGAATTAGCCATGTATTGCCAATCACAGGGTGCAAAAGTACATCCCATGCATATTGGTGGTGCATTTCAATTTGAAGGATTTAAGGTTAAATTAACTCAAGCATTCCATGGTTCTTCTGTAAATCATGGAGATCATACGATTTATACTGGAATGCCTGCTGGTATTTTATTAACCATGAATGATCATACATTTTATCATGCTGGTGATACAGGGTTGTTTGGTGATATGAAAATCATTGGTGAATTAAATGAGATTGATGTAGCCGCATTACCAATTGGTGACAACTTCACGATGGGACCTGAGGATGCTTTGATTGCTGCAAAGTGGCTTCAGACTAATAGAGTAATTCCAATACATTATAATACCTTTCCTATCATAGAACAGGATGTAGATAGTTTTGCTCAGAATTTAGATGAACAAGGAATCAAGTGTCATATTTTAAATAGTGGAGATAACATTGAAATATAA
- a CDS encoding CsxC family protein has product MFDKYDDSATVRPIFSNCTSQTTPAQPDTFLWDVVLGSLDVQIDIEAEIELDSPALDIKDIDKEVCVTQCEFIEITHTNTPCQLAGKLFLGGFVRKNIRYSTVEYDSNNGVCGKIRHCTVHVPFNCAIPVENVFPIFDHNESATKSFHGRKLTQYDQSIWQPINAPIICEVEQVTINERDLFNNRTPLLYGPKNEGTFTSITEKMVVSLTITIMQKQVKTVPPPTQTPASVTVPTPVPEPEPPVPEPEPPVPEPEPEPEPEPEPEPEPEPEPEPEPVSVCPEPEEEKPIKCFELESEKKEEDSEINNNSDDIATIKSAVQKEVSENIEVEAQPELVDSLEQEKTFENENSQISGLDEEINELKELMENMNDKITLNAEVHEKTQSEIQEKTLEINNDEMTVLNNEISQLQTDEPEVTANQSSDLNENNEELKTEVENAKNEANVSKTETGFFPWLKKLFTKKVKEEY; this is encoded by the coding sequence GTGTTTGATAAATATGATGATAGCGCAACAGTGAGACCAATATTTTCTAATTGTACTTCTCAGACTACACCAGCACAACCAGATACCTTTCTATGGGATGTTGTTCTAGGATCGTTGGATGTTCAAATCGACATCGAGGCTGAAATTGAATTAGATAGCCCTGCTTTAGATATTAAAGATATTGACAAAGAAGTTTGTGTTACTCAATGTGAATTTATTGAAATTACCCATACAAATACTCCCTGTCAATTAGCAGGTAAGTTATTTCTTGGTGGATTTGTTCGTAAAAATATACGATATTCTACAGTAGAATACGATTCAAATAATGGAGTTTGTGGTAAAATTAGACATTGTACTGTGCATGTTCCATTCAATTGTGCAATTCCTGTAGAAAATGTATTCCCAATATTCGATCACAATGAAAGTGCAACAAAAAGTTTCCATGGACGTAAACTTACCCAGTACGATCAATCAATATGGCAACCGATAAACGCACCTATAATATGTGAAGTTGAACAAGTAACAATTAATGAAAGAGATTTATTTAACAATCGTACTCCGTTACTATACGGTCCTAAAAATGAAGGAACATTCACATCAATTACAGAAAAAATGGTTGTCAGCTTAACGATAACAATAATGCAAAAACAAGTAAAAACAGTACCCCCACCTACCCAAACTCCAGCTAGTGTTACAGTACCAACACCTGTTCCAGAACCTGAACCACCTGTTCCAGAACCTGAACCACCTGTCCCTGAACCAGAACCTGAACCAGAGCCAGAGCCAGAACCTGAACCTGAACCAGAGCCAGAACCAGAGCCAGAACCTGTTTCTGTATGTCCTGAACCTGAGGAAGAAAAACCCATTAAATGTTTTGAACTTGAGTCAGAAAAGAAAGAAGAAGATTCAGAAATAAATAATAATAGTGATGACATTGCAACAATTAAATCAGCAGTTCAGAAAGAAGTCAGTGAGAATATTGAAGTTGAAGCTCAACCAGAACTGGTCGATTCTCTAGAACAAGAAAAGACATTCGAAAATGAAAACAGCCAAATATCTGGATTAGATGAAGAAATAAACGAATTAAAAGAACTTATGGAGAATATGAATGATAAAATCACTTTAAATGCTGAAGTTCATGAAAAAACACAGTCAGAGATTCAGGAAAAAACACTTGAAATCAACAATGATGAGATGACTGTATTAAACAATGAGATTTCACAATTACAAACAGATGAACCTGAAGTTACAGCAAATCAAAGTTCTGATTTAAATGAAAATAATGAAGAATTAAAAACAGAAGTTGAAAATGCAAAAAATGAAGCTAATGTCTCAAAAACAGAAACAGGTTTCTTCCCATGGTTGAAAAAATTATTTACAAAAAAAGTAAAAGAAGAATATTAG
- a CDS encoding CsxC family protein — MSDKDCASVTPILSDCTSTTKPAPSETFKVDCVLGTVDVQLDIEADINLDTPALDIKDIDKEVCLTQCEFIDVTSPAEVCDLTGKLFLGGFVRKNIRFSTVGCVSDQGISGDIRHVTVNVPFNCAVPVEGLFPQLDHNDSAEKSFQGRKLTQYDLSIWQPINAPVECTINNVTINERDLFKNRTPLSYGPKDEGTFCTLREKMVVQLNITLTQKKVVTLPSKTSTC, encoded by the coding sequence ATGAGTGATAAGGATTGTGCAAGTGTTACCCCTATTCTATCTGATTGTACTTCAACAACTAAACCAGCACCAAGTGAAACCTTTAAAGTAGATTGTGTTTTAGGTACTGTAGATGTTCAATTAGATATTGAAGCAGACATCAACTTAGACACACCAGCTTTAGATATTAAAGATATTGACAAAGAGGTGTGCCTCACACAGTGTGAATTTATTGATGTAACAAGTCCTGCTGAAGTTTGTGATCTAACTGGAAAGCTATTTTTAGGTGGGTTTGTTCGCAAAAATATACGTTTTTCCACTGTTGGATGTGTAAGTGATCAAGGTATATCTGGCGATATTCGTCATGTTACTGTAAACGTACCTTTTAATTGTGCTGTACCTGTTGAAGGATTATTCCCACAACTTGATCACAACGATAGTGCAGAAAAAAGCTTTCAAGGTCGTAAGCTTACTCAATATGACCTAAGTATATGGCAACCTATAAATGCACCAGTAGAATGTACAATTAACAATGTTACGATTAACGAAAGGGATTTATTCAAAAATCGTACCCCATTATCTTATGGTCCTAAAGATGAAGGTACTTTCTGTACATTAAGAGAAAAAATGGTCGTCCAATTAAACATTACTCTAACTCAAAAAAAAGTTGTCACATTACCATCTAAAACTAGCACTTGTTGA